The Nymphaea colorata isolate Beijing-Zhang1983 chromosome 7, ASM883128v2, whole genome shotgun sequence DNA window GAAGCAGCTGGTCCAAGGCTCAGGTGCAGATCTAGACCAGCTTCTTGGTCTGAGGACAGGCCACCAGTACCGCTGGCACCACTTTCACAGGAAAATTTTGTAGGTGAAGAAGACATAAAGAACTGTAAAGGTGAATAAGGCAGCTGTAAGGAGAAGCCGCCATGGCTGGCCGGAAACATCGTTGGCGGGTAATTGTATGTCACAGACGGTGACGGTGATGGTGACGGTGACGCCGCAGCCGAGCTGTGAAATGTCATGAAAGGTCCACCGGAAAATTCTGGTGCCTGGGGAGGGTAGATCCAAGAAGCCGACCGCGGTGCCGGCGGCACAATAACTGGAGCTGGAAAGCTCTTAACTTCAGTATGATAATTTAGCGACGGCCTTGAACCATGGGGCGTGAAAATAATGGAACCAGGTGCTGGTTGGAAGCCATAAACGCTGGCAGCTGGGTTGCGGATGGCATGCATCTGGGCTCTCTTCATTTGCTGCCTCTCCTTCTTGTGAGCATTCTGGTGGCCGCCCAGTGCCTGAGAATTCGCGAATTCTCTGAAACAGTACTGGCACTCGTACTTCCGACAGTCTCCTGCCCGGCTGATCGCGGGCTCTGATAAACCGCTGCCCTTCTTGGGATTTCCATCTTGCTCCTCATTTTCACAGACCTGAAAGCCGAAGAGTTTTAATGGCTTCTTCTGGTCAGGCAGTTGACATTGGATGACAGAAGTTTTTGCCATTGGCTGACTGCACGGATTTATTGTTTGGGAAATATTGAAACGGGCGCCATACGGAGGATGTTGGGGACtgggaagagggagagggagagaagggaaAGGAGAGATGAGGAGATCTTCTGCTACTGGGTCAC harbors:
- the LOC116257906 gene encoding zinc finger protein 6-like; amino-acid sequence: MAKTSVIQCQLPDQKKPLKLFGFQVCENEEQDGNPKKGSGLSEPAISRAGDCRKYECQYCFREFANSQALGGHQNAHKKERQQMKRAQMHAIRNPAASVYGFQPAPGSIIFTPHGSRPSLNYHTEVKSFPAPVIVPPAPRSASWIYPPQAPEFSGGPFMTFHSSAAASPSPSPSPSVTYNYPPTMFPASHGGFSLQLPYSPLQFFMSSSPTKFSCESGASGTGGLSSDQEAGLDLHLSLGPAAS